A genomic segment from Rahnella aceris encodes:
- the tcyL gene encoding cystine ABC transporter permease, whose amino-acid sequence MQESIQLVLDSAPFLLKGTLFTLQLSLGGMVFGLILGFVLALMRLSHFWPLSWLSRFYVSVFRGTPLIAQLFMIYYGLPQFGIELDPIPAAMIGLSLNTAAYTSETLRAAISSIEKGQWEAAASIGMNPWQTMRRVILPQAARTALPPLGNSFIGLVKDTSLAATIQVPELFRQAQLVTSRTLEVFTMYLAASVIYWVLATVLSFLQNRLEDRVNRQDQEPS is encoded by the coding sequence ATGCAAGAAAGTATTCAACTGGTGCTGGATTCAGCACCATTTTTATTGAAAGGAACACTGTTTACGCTCCAGCTCAGTCTGGGCGGAATGGTGTTCGGTCTTATCCTGGGCTTCGTGCTGGCGCTGATGCGCCTTTCGCATTTCTGGCCGCTGTCATGGTTATCGCGTTTTTACGTCTCCGTTTTCCGTGGCACGCCGCTGATCGCCCAATTGTTTATGATCTACTACGGTCTGCCACAGTTTGGCATCGAGCTGGATCCTATCCCGGCAGCCATGATTGGCCTGTCGCTCAATACCGCGGCCTACACCTCCGAAACCCTGCGTGCGGCGATTTCGTCCATCGAAAAAGGGCAGTGGGAAGCGGCGGCCAGTATTGGTATGAATCCGTGGCAGACCATGCGCCGCGTGATTTTGCCGCAGGCCGCCCGCACCGCGCTGCCGCCGCTCGGTAACAGCTTTATCGGCCTGGTAAAAGATACCTCGCTGGCCGCGACCATCCAGGTGCCGGAACTGTTCCGTCAGGCACAGCTTGTGACGTCGCGCACGCTGGAAGTGTTCACCATGTATCTGGCCGCATCGGTTATCTACTGGGTGCTGGCGACTGTTTTATCCTTCCTGCAAAACCGTCTGGAAGACCGCGTTAACCGTCAGGATCAGGAGCCTTCATGA
- the tcyJ gene encoding cystine ABC transporter substrate-binding protein, with protein sequence MGFSTLRRRLLLGAVAVTLTAGMVSNTFADEGLLKKVKDRGTLIVGLEGTYPPFSFQGEDGKLTGFEVEFADALAQHMGVKAKLQPTKWDGMLASLESKRIDVVINQVTISPEREKKYDFSTPYTVSGIQALTKKGQEGTITKPEDLKGKKVGVGLGSNYEQWLRENVQGVDIRTYDDDPTKYQDLRVGRINAILVDRLAALDLVKKTGDTLAVAGAPFSRLESGVAIRKDNPELLAAINKAIAEMQKDGSLAKISEKWFGADVTK encoded by the coding sequence ATGGGTTTTTCTACACTGCGTCGTCGTTTACTTCTGGGTGCTGTTGCGGTCACGCTGACAGCAGGCATGGTCAGCAATACTTTTGCTGACGAAGGGTTACTGAAGAAAGTCAAAGATCGCGGCACCTTGATTGTCGGGCTGGAAGGGACTTACCCTCCGTTCAGTTTCCAGGGTGAAGACGGCAAACTGACCGGCTTTGAAGTCGAGTTCGCCGATGCACTGGCGCAGCACATGGGCGTTAAAGCGAAACTGCAACCGACCAAATGGGACGGCATGCTGGCTTCGCTGGAATCCAAGCGTATTGATGTGGTGATCAATCAGGTGACCATTTCGCCTGAGCGTGAGAAAAAATATGACTTCTCTACGCCATACACCGTTTCCGGTATTCAGGCGCTGACTAAAAAAGGTCAGGAAGGCACCATCACTAAACCTGAAGATCTGAAAGGCAAAAAAGTCGGCGTGGGTCTGGGCAGTAACTACGAGCAATGGTTGCGCGAGAATGTGCAGGGCGTGGACATCCGTACTTATGATGATGACCCGACTAAATATCAGGATCTGCGCGTAGGCCGTATCAACGCCATTCTGGTTGACCGTCTGGCAGCACTGGATCTGGTGAAGAAAACCGGTGATACCTTAGCCGTTGCAGGCGCACCGTTCTCCCGTCTGGAATCTGGCGTGGCCATTCGCAAAGACAACCCGGAACTGCTGGCTGCTATCAACAAAGCGATTGCTGAAATGCAGAAAGATGGCTCGCTCGCCAAAATCTCTGAAAAGTGGTTTGGTGCTGACGTCACAAAATAA
- the tcyN gene encoding L-cystine ABC transporter ATP-binding protein TcyN, whose translation MSTIDVKQLTKKFHGQTVLHGIDLQVNAGEVVAIIGPSGSGKTTLLRSINLLEEPDGGTIKVGNIEIDASKPLSKQKNNVRELRKQVGFVFQNFNLFPHRSVLENIIEGPVIVKGESKEKAIATARQLLEKVGLSGKENAYPRRLSGGQQQRVAIARALAMSPEVILFDEPTSALDPELVGEVLNTIRALALEHRTMVIVTHEMSFARDVADRAIFMDQGKIVEQGPAKELFSNPQHARTKQFLEKFLAH comes from the coding sequence ATGAGTACCATTGACGTAAAGCAACTGACAAAAAAATTCCACGGACAAACGGTGTTGCACGGTATCGATTTACAGGTCAACGCCGGCGAAGTGGTAGCGATCATCGGGCCAAGCGGTTCGGGTAAAACCACCTTGCTGCGCAGCATTAACCTGCTGGAAGAGCCGGACGGCGGCACCATAAAAGTCGGCAATATCGAAATTGATGCCAGTAAGCCGCTCAGTAAACAGAAGAATAACGTCCGTGAGCTGCGCAAGCAGGTGGGGTTTGTTTTCCAGAACTTCAACCTGTTCCCGCACCGTTCAGTCCTGGAAAATATCATCGAAGGACCGGTGATTGTGAAGGGCGAGTCAAAAGAAAAAGCCATCGCCACAGCACGTCAGCTTCTGGAAAAAGTCGGGTTAAGCGGCAAAGAAAATGCCTATCCGCGACGTCTCTCCGGTGGCCAGCAGCAACGCGTTGCCATCGCCCGCGCACTGGCGATGAGCCCGGAAGTGATTTTGTTTGATGAACCGACCTCCGCGCTCGATCCGGAACTGGTGGGTGAAGTGCTCAACACTATCCGCGCACTGGCACTTGAGCACCGCACCATGGTGATTGTGACCCACGAAATGAGTTTCGCCCGTGACGTGGCAGACCGCGCTATTTTTATGGATCAGGGGAAAATCGTGGAGCAGGGGCCAGCGAAAGAGCTGTTTTCGAATCCGCAACATGCCAGGACGAAACAGTTCCTGGAGAAGTTCCTGGCCCACTGA
- a CDS encoding D-cysteine desulfhydrase encodes MPAKISLLKTRLEAFDRIDLLGSATPLEKLHRLSEYAGRDIYIKRDDITPLAMGGNKLRKLEYLAAAALAEGADTLVTAGAIQSNHVRQTAAVAAKLGLKCVALLENPIGTTEVNYLSNGNRLLLDLFNVEVVMCDALDDPMAQLAEQAERLEAQGFRPYVVPVGGSNALGALGYVQCALEIAEQSSASFVDFSAVVVASGSAGTHAGLAVALQHLMPDTQLIGVTVSRSADAQRPKVEAIAREVTTQLQLGEKTPSITLWDEYFAPRYGEPNEAGTAAVKLLAEQEAMLLDPVYTGKAMAGLLDGIARDLFPDEGPILFIHTGGAPALFAYHPQV; translated from the coding sequence GTGCCTGCTAAAATTTCTTTGCTTAAAACCCGGCTGGAAGCCTTCGATCGGATCGATTTACTGGGCAGCGCCACGCCGCTGGAAAAACTGCATCGTCTTTCCGAATACGCCGGACGTGACATTTACATTAAACGCGATGACATCACGCCGCTGGCGATGGGCGGTAACAAGCTGCGCAAACTGGAATATCTGGCCGCCGCAGCGCTGGCAGAAGGTGCGGATACGCTGGTGACCGCTGGTGCCATTCAGTCAAATCATGTACGCCAGACCGCCGCCGTGGCCGCCAAACTGGGCCTGAAATGCGTTGCGTTGCTGGAAAACCCGATCGGCACCACCGAAGTCAATTATCTGAGCAACGGCAACCGTCTGCTGCTGGATCTGTTCAATGTGGAAGTGGTGATGTGTGACGCGCTTGATGACCCGATGGCGCAGCTTGCAGAACAAGCCGAACGTCTGGAAGCACAAGGTTTTCGTCCCTACGTCGTGCCGGTTGGCGGTTCCAATGCGCTTGGTGCACTCGGCTACGTGCAGTGCGCGCTGGAAATCGCCGAGCAGTCTTCGGCCAGTTTTGTGGATTTCAGTGCCGTGGTGGTGGCATCGGGCAGCGCCGGTACGCACGCTGGTCTGGCCGTCGCTTTGCAACATTTAATGCCAGACACGCAGTTGATTGGTGTGACAGTGTCGCGCAGTGCCGATGCCCAGCGTCCCAAAGTTGAAGCCATTGCCCGGGAAGTGACAACACAATTACAACTGGGTGAGAAAACGCCGTCAATTACCTTGTGGGACGAATATTTTGCGCCACGCTACGGTGAGCCAAATGAAGCCGGAACCGCCGCCGTGAAATTGCTGGCAGAGCAGGAAGCCATGCTGCTGGATCCGGTGTATACCGGCAAAGCGATGGCCGGATTGCTCGACGGTATAGCGCGTGATTTGTTCCCGGATGAAGGCCCGATCCTGTTCATTCATACCGGCGGTGCACCGGCACTGTTTGCGTATCATCCGCAGGTTTAA
- a CDS encoding FliC/FljB family flagellin, whose amino-acid sequence MAQVINTNTLSLMTQNNLNKSQSALSTAIERLSSGLRINSAKDDAAGQAIANRFTSNINGLTQASRNANDGISVAQTTEGSLSEINNNLQRIRELSVQAANGTNSDSDLTSIQDEITSRLSEIDRVSGQTQFNGVNVLASNQTMKIQVGANDGQTIDIDLQKIDSTTLGLNGFSVASNALKTSDAITQVGASGSLKNVDLSAAATSLGLDASKLSLKNVQTAAGAATATYVVSDGTSNYAASVDDATGAVTLNTTDVSYTDTDNGVTAGTQTGKLVKVGADATGAAVGYVTVQGKDYKTAAGAIVDGGATGTANVASTIGDIASAANTNAYTGVATSDPLKAIDAAIAKVDTFRSSLGAVQNRFDSAITNLDNTTTNLSSAQSRIQDADYATEVSAMSKAQILQQAGTSVLSKANQVPQSVLSLLQ is encoded by the coding sequence ATGGCTCAAGTTATCAATACCAACACGCTGTCTCTGATGACTCAGAACAACCTGAACAAATCCCAGTCCGCTCTGAGCACCGCTATCGAGCGTCTGTCCTCCGGTCTGCGTATCAACAGCGCAAAAGACGATGCTGCTGGTCAGGCGATTGCTAACCGCTTCACTTCTAACATCAACGGTCTGACTCAGGCTTCACGTAACGCCAACGACGGTATCTCTGTTGCGCAGACCACTGAAGGTTCACTGAGCGAAATCAACAACAACTTACAACGTATTCGTGAGCTGTCTGTTCAGGCTGCTAACGGCACCAACTCCGATTCCGACCTGACCTCAATCCAGGACGAAATCACTTCCCGTCTGTCTGAAATCGACCGTGTATCTGGTCAGACTCAGTTCAACGGCGTGAACGTACTGGCCTCTAACCAGACGATGAAAATCCAGGTTGGCGCTAACGATGGTCAGACTATCGACATCGACCTGCAGAAAATCGACTCTACCACTCTGGGTCTGAACGGTTTCTCAGTAGCAAGCAACGCACTGAAAACCAGCGATGCAATCACTCAGGTTGGCGCAAGCGGCTCCCTGAAAAACGTTGACCTGTCTGCAGCGGCAACTTCTCTGGGCCTGGACGCAAGCAAACTGTCTCTGAAAAACGTTCAGACAGCAGCTGGCGCAGCGACTGCAACTTACGTTGTTTCTGATGGTACCAGCAACTACGCTGCATCTGTAGATGACGCAACTGGCGCTGTAACACTGAACACCACTGACGTTTCTTACACTGACACTGACAACGGTGTTACTGCAGGTACTCAGACTGGCAAACTGGTTAAAGTTGGCGCAGACGCCACTGGCGCAGCAGTAGGTTACGTTACCGTTCAGGGTAAAGACTACAAAACTGCAGCTGGCGCTATCGTTGACGGCGGCGCTACCGGTACTGCGAACGTTGCAAGCACCATCGGCGACATCGCCAGTGCTGCTAACACCAACGCTTACACTGGCGTTGCGACTTCTGACCCACTGAAAGCAATCGACGCTGCTATCGCTAAAGTTGACACCTTCCGTTCTTCACTGGGTGCGGTTCAGAACCGTTTCGATTCTGCCATCACCAACCTGGACAACACCACGACTAACCTGTCTTCTGCACAGAGCCGTATTCAGGATGCTGACTACGCAACAGAAGTTTCAGCAATGTCTAAAGCACAGATCCTGCAGCAGGCTGGTACTTCAGTATTGTCTAAAGCTAACCAGGTTCCTCAGTCTGTACTGTCCCTGCTGCAATAA
- the putA gene encoding trifunctional transcriptional regulator/proline dehydrogenase/L-glutamate gamma-semialdehyde dehydrogenase, whose protein sequence is MGMTTMGVKLDEGTRDRLKEAAHKIDRTPHWLIKQAIFSYLERLENGDTLPEIPALNGAAPEGMEDVAVQLVQEAHQPFLDFAEQILPQSVSRSAITAAYRRPEPEAVSMLLEQARLPAPLNDAALKLAADIATRLRNQKSANGRAGMVQSLLQEFSLSSQEGVALMCLAEALLRIPDKPTRDALIRDKISNGNWHSHLGRSPSLFVNAATWGLLFTGKLVATHNEASLSKSLNRIIGKSGEPLIRKGVDMAMRLMGEQFVTGETIAEALANARKHEEKGFRYSYDMLGEAALTAKDAQAYLQSYQQAINAIGKASNGRGIYEGPGISIKLSALHPRYSRAQYERVMEELYPRLLSLTLLARSYDIGINIDAEEADRLEISLDLLEKLCFEPELAGWNGIGFVIQAYQKRCPMVIDYLTSLAQRSRRRLMVRLVKGAYWDSEIKRAQMDGLEDYPVYTRKVYTDVSYLACARKLLAVPNLIYPQFATHNAHTVAAIYQLAGNNYYPGQYEFQCLHGMGEPLYEQVVGKISDGKLNRPCRIYAPVGTHETLLAYLVRRLLENGANTSFVNRIADATLPIDELVADPVLAVEALAASEGQVGLPHPRIALPRNLYGEKRVNSAGLDMSSEHRLASLSSALLQSASHPVKAQPIIDAQTDDGEFLPVINPSENTDIVGYVREATEAEISRALDASTAAGSIWFATPPEERAAILQRAAELMEAQLQNLLGVLVREAGKTFNNAIAEVREAVDFLHYYAGQIREDFANDTHRPLGPVVCISPWNFPLAIFTGQIAAALAAGNSVLAKPAEQTPLIAALAVSILHEAGVPAGVLQLLPGRGETVGSQLVNDERVRGVLFTGSTDVAGILQRNIAGRLDLQGRPTPLIAETGGLNAMIVDSSALTEQVVTDVVASAFDSAGQRCSALRVLCIQDDVADHTLQMLRGAMAECRMGNPERLSTDIGPVIDAEAKAGIEKHIDAMRTKGRTVYQAAQEFTADQQEWSRGTFVKPTLIELESFDEMKKEIFGPVLHVVRYARQDLDKLIGQINAAGYGLTLGIHTRIDETIHRVTQQAHVGNMYVNRNMVGAVVGVQPFGGEGLSGTGPKAGGPLYLYRLLSSRPQDAVQQTLLRQDRELPLDTSVREALLAPHRALQQWATEQKHREEFVAVCERFAQTSQGGTLRTLPGPTGERNTYALLPRERVLALADNQEDALTQLAAVTATGCRILWPEAPLQRDLFSILPKAVQARVDFAKDWQNDAQVFDAVIYHGDADQLRELCQTIAQRPGAIISVQGFARGEDNILLERLLHERSLSVNTAAAGGNASLMTIG, encoded by the coding sequence ATGGGTATGACGACGATGGGCGTGAAGCTGGATGAAGGTACACGCGACAGGCTTAAAGAAGCGGCTCACAAAATTGACCGCACGCCGCACTGGCTGATCAAACAAGCGATATTTTCCTATCTGGAACGACTGGAAAATGGCGATACGCTGCCGGAAATTCCGGCGCTGAATGGCGCTGCGCCTGAAGGTATGGAAGATGTCGCTGTGCAACTGGTTCAGGAAGCCCATCAGCCGTTCCTAGATTTCGCCGAGCAGATCCTGCCACAGTCAGTCAGCCGTTCTGCCATCACTGCCGCCTATCGCCGCCCTGAACCTGAAGCCGTGTCGATGCTGCTTGAACAGGCGCGTTTGCCTGCCCCGCTCAATGATGCTGCGCTGAAACTGGCTGCTGACATTGCCACCAGACTCAGGAACCAAAAGAGTGCAAACGGCCGCGCCGGCATGGTGCAAAGCCTGCTGCAGGAGTTCTCTCTGTCTTCTCAGGAAGGCGTGGCGCTGATGTGTCTGGCGGAAGCGCTGCTGCGTATTCCCGACAAACCAACCCGCGATGCGTTAATCCGCGACAAAATCAGCAACGGTAACTGGCATTCGCATCTGGGCCGCAGCCCGTCGCTGTTCGTTAACGCCGCGACCTGGGGTTTGCTGTTCACCGGCAAGCTGGTGGCGACGCATAATGAAGCCAGCCTGTCAAAATCGCTGAACCGCATTATCGGCAAAAGCGGCGAACCGCTAATCCGCAAAGGTGTGGACATGGCAATGCGCCTGATGGGAGAGCAATTCGTGACCGGCGAAACCATCGCCGAAGCGCTGGCCAATGCCCGCAAACATGAAGAAAAAGGTTTCCGCTATTCCTACGACATGCTGGGTGAAGCCGCGCTCACCGCGAAAGACGCGCAGGCCTATTTGCAGTCCTATCAGCAGGCGATCAATGCCATCGGCAAAGCCTCCAATGGTCGCGGCATTTATGAAGGCCCCGGCATTTCCATCAAGCTTTCCGCCCTGCATCCGCGTTACAGCCGTGCGCAATATGAGCGTGTAATGGAAGAGTTGTATCCGCGCCTGCTTTCACTGACCTTGCTGGCACGCAGTTACGACATCGGTATCAACATCGATGCCGAAGAAGCTGACCGCCTGGAAATCTCTCTCGATTTGCTGGAAAAACTCTGCTTCGAACCGGAACTGGCGGGCTGGAACGGCATCGGCTTCGTGATTCAGGCGTATCAGAAACGCTGCCCGATGGTGATTGATTACCTGACCAGTCTGGCACAGCGCAGCCGCCGCCGTCTGATGGTCCGTCTGGTGAAAGGTGCGTACTGGGACAGCGAAATTAAGCGCGCACAAATGGACGGTCTGGAAGATTATCCGGTTTATACCCGCAAGGTTTACACCGATGTCTCCTATCTGGCCTGCGCCCGTAAACTGCTGGCCGTGCCAAACCTGATTTATCCTCAGTTCGCGACGCATAACGCCCACACCGTGGCGGCGATTTATCAACTGGCCGGTAATAACTATTATCCCGGTCAGTACGAATTCCAGTGCCTGCACGGTATGGGTGAACCGCTGTACGAGCAGGTGGTGGGGAAAATTTCTGACGGCAAACTGAACCGCCCGTGCCGCATTTATGCCCCGGTCGGTACACACGAAACACTGTTGGCATACCTGGTACGTCGTCTGCTGGAAAACGGCGCGAACACCTCCTTTGTTAACCGTATTGCCGATGCCACGTTACCGATCGATGAACTGGTTGCCGATCCGGTTCTGGCGGTCGAAGCGCTTGCCGCCAGCGAAGGTCAGGTCGGGTTACCCCATCCGCGAATCGCCCTGCCGCGCAATCTTTATGGCGAAAAACGTGTGAATTCTGCCGGTCTGGATATGTCCAGCGAGCACCGTCTGGCCTCCCTTTCCAGCGCCCTGCTGCAAAGCGCCAGCCACCCGGTCAAAGCGCAGCCGATAATTGATGCGCAAACGGACGACGGCGAATTCCTGCCGGTGATCAACCCGTCTGAAAATACCGATATTGTCGGGTATGTTCGCGAAGCGACAGAAGCTGAAATCAGCCGCGCGCTGGATGCCTCAACCGCTGCCGGGTCAATCTGGTTTGCGACACCTCCCGAAGAACGTGCCGCCATCCTGCAACGCGCTGCAGAACTGATGGAAGCGCAGTTGCAAAACCTGCTCGGCGTGCTGGTGCGCGAGGCGGGAAAAACCTTTAATAACGCCATTGCCGAAGTACGTGAAGCCGTGGACTTCCTGCATTATTACGCCGGGCAGATCCGCGAAGATTTCGCCAATGACACGCACCGTCCGCTGGGGCCGGTGGTCTGTATCAGCCCGTGGAACTTCCCGCTGGCGATCTTTACCGGTCAGATTGCTGCCGCGCTGGCCGCCGGGAACAGCGTGCTGGCAAAACCGGCAGAACAGACGCCGCTGATTGCTGCATTAGCCGTCAGCATTCTGCATGAAGCCGGAGTTCCGGCAGGCGTATTGCAGTTGCTGCCGGGCCGGGGTGAAACGGTCGGTTCGCAACTGGTCAATGACGAACGTGTACGCGGCGTGCTGTTTACCGGTTCGACGGATGTCGCGGGTATTCTGCAACGCAACATCGCCGGTCGTCTGGATCTGCAGGGGCGTCCGACGCCGCTTATCGCCGAAACCGGCGGGCTGAACGCCATGATTGTCGATTCCTCCGCCCTGACCGAACAGGTAGTGACGGATGTGGTCGCGTCGGCTTTCGACAGCGCCGGTCAGCGCTGCTCCGCCCTGCGCGTGTTGTGTATTCAGGACGACGTCGCCGACCACACGCTGCAAATGCTGCGCGGTGCGATGGCGGAATGCCGGATGGGCAATCCGGAGCGCTTGTCTACCGACATCGGGCCGGTGATCGACGCCGAAGCCAAAGCCGGTATCGAAAAACACATCGATGCGATGCGCACCAAAGGCCGCACCGTGTATCAGGCTGCGCAGGAATTTACGGCTGACCAGCAGGAATGGAGCCGCGGTACCTTTGTTAAACCGACGCTGATCGAGCTGGAAAGCTTCGATGAGATGAAGAAAGAAATCTTCGGGCCGGTGTTGCACGTGGTGCGTTATGCCCGCCAGGATCTGGATAAGCTGATCGGTCAGATTAATGCCGCCGGTTATGGCCTGACGCTGGGTATTCATACCCGCATCGACGAAACCATTCATCGCGTTACGCAGCAGGCACACGTCGGCAATATGTACGTGAACCGCAATATGGTGGGTGCTGTCGTGGGTGTGCAACCTTTTGGCGGCGAAGGCTTGTCCGGCACCGGTCCGAAAGCCGGTGGCCCGCTGTATCTTTATCGTCTGCTGAGCAGCCGTCCGCAAGACGCCGTCCAGCAAACCCTGTTACGTCAGGATCGCGAACTGCCGCTCGATACCTCCGTGCGCGAAGCCTTGCTGGCACCGCACCGGGCGCTGCAACAATGGGCAACGGAGCAGAAACACCGTGAGGAGTTTGTCGCAGTTTGCGAACGTTTCGCCCAAACCAGTCAGGGCGGCACCTTGCGCACACTGCCGGGACCAACCGGCGAGCGTAACACTTACGCACTGTTACCGCGTGAGCGCGTTCTGGCACTGGCGGATAATCAGGAAGATGCCCTGACCCAGCTTGCCGCTGTCACCGCGACAGGTTGCCGCATTCTCTGGCCGGAAGCGCCATTGCAACGTGATTTGTTCAGCATCCTGCCAAAAGCAGTGCAGGCGCGAGTCGATTTCGCCAAAGACTGGCAGAACGATGCGCAGGTATTTGATGCAGTGATTTATCACGGTGATGCGGATCAGTTGCGCGAACTTTGTCAGACCATTGCGCAGCGTCCGGGCGCCATTATATCGGTACAGGGCTTTGCACGCGGCGAGGATAATATTCTGCTGGAACGCCTGCTGCATGAACGTTCACTGAGTGTGAATACGGCAGCCGCCGGGGGCAATGCGAGTCTGATGACGATCGGATAA
- a CDS encoding RNA polymerase sigma factor FliA, protein MSDLYTADGVIDKNSLWQRYVPLVRHEALRLQVRLPASVELDDLLQAGGIGLLNAVERFDAMQGTAFTTYAVQRIRGAMLDELRSRDWVPRSVRRNAREVSQAMHSAEQKLGRPPSEGEVAQVLDIPIEEYRQILMDTNSSQLFSYDEWREEHGDTAEALMEGHEEANPLHHLLEGNLRHRVMEAIDALPEREKLVLTLYYQEELNLKEIGAVLDVGESRVSQLHSQAIKRLRTRLANDH, encoded by the coding sequence GTGAGCGATCTGTATACCGCCGACGGCGTGATAGACAAAAATTCTTTGTGGCAGCGCTATGTTCCGCTTGTGCGCCATGAAGCCCTGCGTTTGCAGGTGCGGCTTCCCGCCAGCGTAGAGCTTGATGATCTACTGCAAGCGGGCGGGATCGGCCTGTTAAATGCGGTTGAGCGTTTTGATGCGATGCAGGGGACGGCGTTTACGACGTATGCCGTTCAGCGTATTCGCGGCGCCATGCTCGATGAGTTGCGTAGCCGCGACTGGGTGCCGCGTAGTGTCAGACGTAATGCGCGTGAAGTGTCCCAGGCGATGCATAGCGCAGAACAGAAATTAGGGCGACCGCCGAGTGAAGGAGAGGTGGCGCAGGTGCTGGATATTCCCATTGAGGAATACCGGCAGATATTAATGGATACGAACAGTAGCCAGTTGTTTTCTTATGACGAATGGCGCGAAGAGCACGGCGATACTGCCGAGGCATTGATGGAAGGGCACGAAGAGGCCAACCCGTTACATCATCTGTTGGAGGGTAATTTACGCCACCGGGTGATGGAAGCTATCGATGCGTTACCTGAACGGGAGAAGTTGGTACTTACGCTTTACTACCAGGAAGAGTTGAATTTAAAAGAGATCGGGGCGGTGCTGGACGTCGGGGAATCCCGTGTAAGCCAGCTCCACAGTCAGGCGATTAAGCGTTTGCGAACACGCCTGGCCAACGACCACTGA
- the fliZ gene encoding flagella biosynthesis regulatory protein FliZ, with amino-acid sequence MPAGIKTRPLSRYLKDFKHSQTHCSQCAKELDRMALVFRGQIINKEAIAKMDQPIDDDVWHNLSQELTALCRFCSEISCNSHSSYFDIMAFKQYLFEQTEMNHSTVREYVVRLRRLDEILSANNYPLDKLSGDSIHQRIINDLPVAGHDNYRIALRKYDQYLAWQKSA; translated from the coding sequence ATGCCAGCGGGAATCAAAACAAGGCCTTTAAGCCGTTATCTTAAAGATTTTAAACACAGTCAGACTCATTGCTCACAGTGTGCAAAAGAACTCGACAGGATGGCACTGGTGTTTCGCGGGCAAATCATCAATAAAGAGGCCATCGCCAAGATGGACCAGCCTATTGATGATGACGTGTGGCACAACCTGTCGCAGGAACTGACCGCACTGTGTCGTTTTTGCAGTGAGATAAGCTGTAACAGCCATTCGTCCTATTTTGACATTATGGCGTTTAAGCAATATCTGTTTGAGCAGACTGAGATGAATCACAGCACGGTGCGCGAGTATGTTGTCCGCCTCCGCCGTCTGGATGAAATCCTCTCTGCAAACAACTATCCTCTGGATAAACTTTCAGGGGACAGTATCCACCAGCGGATCATCAATGATTTGCCGGTGGCGGGTCATGACAACTACCGTATTGCCCTGCGCAAATACGACCAGTATCTGGCCTGGCAGAAATCCGCGTAA